The Oncorhynchus clarkii lewisi isolate Uvic-CL-2024 unplaced genomic scaffold, UVic_Ocla_1.0 unplaced_contig_877_pilon_pilon, whole genome shotgun sequence genome includes a window with the following:
- the LOC139399865 gene encoding uncharacterized protein: MSDPFRFSPRLIPRPFEDYCLFTALSQSKFLTMPETHTYPAPHRPALHPKPTPTQPSLPYTYSPHLPYPSPTPTQPQPALHPKPTPTQPSMPYTHNPHLPNPECPTPTVPHLPSPSLPFTHSPHLPSPECPTPRAYTYPAQPALHPQAIPTKPSLPYTNSSLLLSPACPTPTAHFYSAQPALLHPQPTPTHPSLPYTHKPHLPSPACPIHTAHTYPSQPALLPQPTPTQPSLPYSHSPHLPTPTCPTPTANNYPTQPALHPQPTPTQPSLHPQPTPLSSQPHLLAPGGPLLPLCLHPDDSTRPQLPDADQRCPRDPGLGPRGRERAEGNL, from the coding sequence ATGAGTGACCCCTTCAGGTTTAGCCCCAGGCTGATCCCCAGGCCCTTCGAAGACTACTGCTTGTTTACTGCACTGAGCCAGAGCAAGTTCCTTACCATGCCCGAGACCCACACCTACCCAGCCCCACACCGGCCTGCCCTACACCCCAAGCCCACACCTACCCAGCCCAGCCTGCCCTACACCTACAGTCCACACCTACCCTACCCCAGCCCCACACCTACCCAGCCCCAGCCTGCCCTACACCCCAAGCCCACACCTACCCAGCCCAGCATGCCCTACACCCACAATCCACACCTACCCAACCCAGAATGCCCTACACCCACAGTCCCACACCTACCCAGCCCTAGCCTTCCCTTCACCCACAGCCCACACCTACCCAGCCCAGAATGCCCTACACCCAGAGCCTACACCTACCCAGCCCAACCTGCCCTACACCCACAGGCCATACCTACCAAGCCCAGCCTGCCCTACACCAACAGCTCACTTCTACTCAGCCCAGCCTGCCCTACACCAACAGCTCACTTCTACTCAGCCCAGCCTGCCCTACTACACCCACAGCCAACACCTACCCATCCCAGCCTGCCCTACACCCACAAACCACACCTACCCAGCCCAGCCTGCCCAATTCACACAGCCCACACCTACCCATCCCAGCCTGCACTACTCCCACAGCCCACACCTACCCAGCCCAGCCTGCCCTACTCACACAGCCCACACCTACCCACCCCAACCTGCCCTACTCCCACAGCCAACAACTACCCAACCCAGCCTGCCCTACACCCACAGCCCACACCTACCCAGCCGTCTCTACACCCACAGCCAACACCTTTATCCTCTCAGCCTCATCTGTTAGCACCGGGtggccctctcctccccctctgtttACATCCAGATGACAGCACCCGTCCTCAGCTTCCTGATGCTGACCAGAGATGTCCCCGTGACCCGGGGTTGGGAccaagggggagagaaagggcagAGGGGAACCTATAG